The proteins below come from a single Molothrus ater isolate BHLD 08-10-18 breed brown headed cowbird chromosome 3, BPBGC_Mater_1.1, whole genome shotgun sequence genomic window:
- the FBLN7 gene encoding LOW QUALITY PROTEIN: fibulin-7 (The sequence of the model RefSeq protein was modified relative to this genomic sequence to represent the inferred CDS: inserted 2 bases in 1 codon) gives MQGKIQSQGAQGMLDAAELLRQPPPMGSRLAPGRSGSTGRSPSLSLSXCVPQSCLSRQQLLAAIRQMQQLLKGQETRFSEGLRAVRSRLSTIHASLAKAAPEPPAAACPALQAPADGRKFGTKYLVDHEVHFACDPGFQLLGSSTRICQANGSWTGQEALCAEIRECSSSPCQNGGTCLEGLNHFKCLCPPQWTGTTCQYQAQTAPPTWSVTDDPAFSRQPRCAQIAQTQQCSCDPGFHMSGTASNGICQDLNECEVYRQQGGPRLCAHACVNIPGSFRCSCPAGYVLLGDGKSCEDIDECSLSQDNCTSGSTCINTGGGFQCVTPQCPPATGNISYVKTSPFQCERNPCPMESRSCHQAPKTISFHYLPLPSKLQTPAPLFRMATAAAPGRPGPDSLRFGIAGGNERGHFVVQRSDRHTGELLLLQSLRGPRTVHVDVDMAEYLDRAFQAKHLSKITLFVSAYEF, from the exons ATGCAGGGGAAAATACAAAGTCAGGGCGCTCAGGGAATGTTGGATGCTGCGGAGCTCCTGCGCCAGCCTCCTCCCATGGGCAGCAGGTTGGCTCCTGGGAGgagtggcagcacagggaggtccccatccctgtccctatc ctgtgTCCCGCAGAGCTGcctcagcaggcagcagctcctggctgccatccggcagatgcagcagctgctgaaggggCAGGAGACGCGGTTCTCCGAGGGGCTGCGCGCTGTCAGGAGCCGCCTGAGCACCATCCACGCCTCCCTGGCCAAGGCCGCCCCGGAGCCGCCCGCCG ctgcctgtcctgccctcCAAGCCCCTGCGGATGGGAGGAAGTTCGGCACCAAATATTTGGTGGATCACGAGGTTCACTTTGCCTGCGACCCAGGattccagctcctgggctccagcacacGGATATGCCAGGCCAACGGCAGCTGGACGGGGCAGGAGGCCCTCTGTGCAG AGATCAGAGAGTGCTcgagcagcccctgccagaaTGGTGGGACGTGCCTGGAGGGTCTCAACCACTTCAAATGCCTCTGTCCCCCGCAGTGGACCGGAACCACCTGCCAGTACCAGGCTCAGACTG CTCCTCCCACGTGGAGCGTGACGGATGACCCGGCCTTCAGCCGGCAGCCCCGCTGTGCCCAGATCGCCCAgacccagcagtgcagctgcgATCCCGGCTTCCACATGAGCGGCACGGCTTCCAACGGGATCTGCCAGG ACCTCAACGAGTGCGAGGTGTACCGGCAGCAAGGGGGACCCCGGCTCTGTGCCCACGCCTGTGTCAACATTCCCGGCTCCTTCCGCTGCTCCTGCCCCGCCGGGTACGTCCTGCTGGGCGATGGCAAGAGCTGCGAAG ATATTGACGAGTGCTCCCTATCCCAGGATAACTGTACAAGCGGGAGCACCTGCATCAACACCGGGGGGGGATTCCAGTGCGTcaccccccagtgtcccccagccaCCGGCAACATCTCCTACGTCAAAACCTCCCCCTT CCAGTGCGAGCGCAACCCGTGCCCCATGGAGAGCCGCTCGTGCCACCAGGCGCCCAAAACCATCTCCTTCCACtacctgccccttccctccaaGCTGCAGACCCCGGCGCCGCTGTTCCGCATGGCCacggcggcggctccgggccgGCCGGGCCCCGACAGCCTCCGCTTCGGCATCGCGGGCGGCAACGAGCGCGGGCACTTTGTGGTGCAGCGCTCGGACCGGCACAccggggagctgctgctgctgcagagcctgcgCGGGCCCCGCACCGTCCACGTGGACGTGGACATGGCCGAGTACCTGGACCGGGCGTTCCAGGCCAAGCACCTGTCCAAAATCACTCTCTTTGTCTCGGCTTATGAGTTTTAG
- the ZC3H6 gene encoding LOW QUALITY PROTEIN: zinc finger CCCH domain-containing protein 6 (The sequence of the model RefSeq protein was modified relative to this genomic sequence to represent the inferred CDS: substituted 1 base at 1 genomic stop codon), with the protein MAFESLFSKPPNPVLDPNMPDSDRQHAGDEREDGELEDGEIDDAAYEDVKEHGSKGDDKQKNEKGHRKSRKKRKKEKEKKKSKRRRRDKHKHNSPSSDDSSDYSHDSDMERTERPHKKSSSSSYRDYDSSFSQHGHVSGNYMSSQKMQHKKNVKSKEYDNYSHYSDENFGNYNEEEKDEDFADQLKQYRQAKETSSGDLGPPFSKEPVKKQGMKGIQKGISQRGNNYNVGRGRGMQKKLKRKDRGRGRGGNKGSDGFHEDGKPVKKWVNMSQEFINQHTVEHKGKQICKYFLEGRCIKGEQCKFDHDAEIEKKKEICKFYIQGYCTKGENCIYLHNEFPCKFYHTGAKCYQGDKCKFSHAPLTAETKELLDKVLNNEEEPQNEDEKELEELRKRGIVPLPKPPPGVGLLPTPPEQYPFSESDMENYQDPSGDYKKIPSLFEIVVKPTVDLAHKIGKKXATNFYNSASPPRPPFQGNDPHSQHMYNPGSSPGPGPGMSQGHNGPPMHPGSPGHHPCGGPQGPGMPQSPPMQGVPPGYMGPQNQTGMPMQGQQGGPPLTPPGMGGSYNSPGVQGHMVNMPRDNHCPPGPQYQQMPGEYEPMQNPADFYDNYYSHQAVHNFQPANNSGDGAWHGEFTDHQAHLMAPESHPGGSESDCMGGHMGHNQGINVPDFLPAMQKALYARLSQKHQRDGDSASSQGQRAMSKDEDDNVNWYSSSEEEEGSSVKSILKTLKKQSENFRNRQQHSTEQHMLGMPTDPRLAKDKGVGPQAADPRLRASPRPNPRKPSESASLDPRLARDPRMHKVSEGGHPGPSLPGAKLDLHHAHAGVKVKQKGLDDDEEDSERELRERAFLIPLEPLPGVTLRDPRSQLRQFSHIKMDVTLMKPNFAKHIVWAPEDLLPIPLPKPDPVSSINLPLPPLIADQRLNKLRNLKNDPHPNAMPADPRLAAKAKNSLVGRGGYLDPSTDSHASSSSKLGDPRLQKNVDPRLHRLSSADTHHGVGKDSHPPKFDPRLARAAASSSQPSEATTPKSDPDALPPYAPKLSSSGVRLGTPGSILSGISLYDPRDHSSSSDTAPASSGENGENQKKSILKNSSKNEPSLAEDASQQKAASNTEKPTEGSVEAASDKANSTSKSQAKHSSAAPAVHNLPIQALSGLIRPQYSDPRQVRQPGQVTQAPESDPNGESDDKSLKDVFKTFDPTASPFC; encoded by the exons ATGGCCTTTGAAAGCCTGTTctccaaacccccaaacccagtTCTTGACCCAAACATGCCCGACTCTGACAGGCAACATGCAGGGGACGAAAG GGAAGATGGAGAGCTGGAAGATGGGGAAATAGATGATGCAGCCTATGAAGATGTGAAGGAACACGGCTCAAAAGGGGAtgataaacagaaaaatgagaaaggcCACCGGAAATCCCGGAAAAAACgcaaaaaagagaaggaaaagaaaaaatccaaaaggagAAGACGGGACAAGCATAAG CATAACTCCCCTTCCAGCGATGACAGCTCCGACTACAGCCACGACTCTGACATGGAGCGCACGGAAAGGCCccacaaaaaaagcagcagctcttcctaCAGGGATTATGATTCCTCCTTCAGTCAG CATGGACACGTGTCAGGGAATTACATGAGTTCCCAGAAAATGCAGCataaaaaaaatgtcaaaagtAAGGAATATGACAACTACAGTCATTACAGTGATGAAAACTTTGGCAATTACAACGAGGAGGAAAAGGATGAGGATTTTGCTGACCAGCTCAAACAGTACAGACAAGCTAAAGAGACTTCCAGTGGGGATTTGGGACCTCCGTTCTCAAAGGAACCAGTGAAGAAACAGGGCATGAAAGGGATCCAGAAAG GCATTTCCCAACGAGGGAACAACTACAACGTTGGAAGAGGGCGTGGAATGCAAAAGAAACTGAAGCGCAAAGATCGTGGCAGGGGCAGAGGCGGCAATAAAGGATCCGATGGCTTCCACGAG gatggCAAACCAGTGAAGAAATGGGTTAATATGAGCCAGGAGTTCATAAACCAGCACACAGTGGAGCACAAGGGCAAACAGATCTGTAAATACTTCCTCGAAGGGAGGTGCATTAAG GGAGAACAATGTAAATTTGATCATGATGCAgagattgaaaagaaaaaggaaatctgtAAGTTTTACATCCAGGGTTACTGCACCAAAGGAGAGAACTGCATTTATTTGCACA ATGAATTCCCCTGCAAGTTCTACCACACAGGAGCAAAGTGTTATCAAGGAGATAAATGCAAATTCTCTCACGCGCCCCTGACTGCAGAAACCAAGGAGCTGTTGGACAAG GTTTTGAATAATGAGGAGGAGCCCCAGAATGAAGatgagaaggagctggaggaactCCGGAAGCGGGGCATTGTTCCCCTTCCCAAACCCCCGCCGGGGGTCGGCCTCCTGCCAACCCCCCCAGAGCAATATCCCTTCTCCGAGTCCGACATGGAAAATTACCAAGATCCTTCAGGAGATTATAAGAAAATCCCATCGCTTTTTGAAATCGTTGTGAAGCCCACTGTGGATTTGGCACACAAAATTGGGAAGAAGTAG GCCACCAACTTCTACAACAGCGCGTCACCCCCGCGGCCGCCGTTCCAGGGCAACGacccccattcccagcacatGTACAATCCAGGCTCGAGTCCAGGGCCAGGTCCTGGCATGTCCCAGGGACACAACGGGCCCCCCATGCACCCCGGTTCTCCTGGGCACCATCCCTGCGGAGGCCCCCAAGGGCCGGGGATGCCGCAGAGCCCCCCCATGCAGGGCGTTCCCCCGGGGTACATGGGCCCGCAGAACCAGACTGGAATGCCCAtgcaggggcagcagggtgggCCACCCCTCACCCCGCCGGGGATGGGAGGGTCCTACAATTCCCCTGGAGTGCAGGGACACATGGTGAACATGCCaagggacaatcactgccccCCGGGGCCACAGTACCAGCAGATGCCCGGCGAGTACGAGCCCATGCAGAACCCGGCTGACTTCTATGACAACTATTATTCCCACCAAGCTGTACACAACTTCCAGCCAGCCAATAATTCTGGAG ACGGAGCATGGCACGGAGAATTTACGGATCACCAGGCTCACCTCATGGCTCCGGAGTCGCATCCGGGCGGGAGCGAGTCGGACTGCATGGGTGGGCACATGGGCCACAACCAGGGCATCAACGTGCCCGACTTCCTGCCGGCCATGCAGAAGGCCCTGTATGCGAGGCTCAGCCAGAAGCACCAGCGGGATGGAgactctgccagcagccagggccagcgGGCCATGAGCAAAGATGAGG aTGACAATGTCAACTGGTATTCCAGtagtgaggaggaagaggggagcAGTGTTAAATCAATCCTCAAAACCTTAAAGAAACAAAGCGAAAACTTTAGGAATCGGCAACAACATTCCACGGAGCAGCACATGCTTGGGATGCCGACGGATCCCAGGCTGGCAAAAGACAAAGGTGTGGGGCCTCAGGCTGCTGACCCGAGACTCCGGGCGTCTCCAAGGCCCAATCCCAGGAAACCTTCGGAGTCGGCGTCCCTGGATCCCCGGCTGGCCCGCGATCCGCGGATGCACAAGGTCAGCGAGGGCGGCCATCCCGGCCCCTCCCTGCCCGGGGCCAAGCTGGATTTGCACCACGCCCACGCCGGAGTGAAGGTCAAGCAGAAAGGGCTggatgatgatgaggaggactcagagagggagctgagggaaCGAGCTTTCCTCATTCCCTTGGAGCCGCTGCCGGGCGTCACGTTACGGGATCCCCGCTCCCAGCTGCGGCAGTTCAGCCACATTAAGATGGATGTGACCCTGATGAAACCCAACTTTGCCAAGCACATTGTGTGGGCCCCCGAGGACTTGCTCCCAATCCCTCTGCCTAAACCCGACCCCGTCTCTTCCATCAATTTACCTCTCCCTCCACTCATTGCTGACCAGAGACTGAATAAACTGCGGAATTTGAAGAACGATCCACACCCCAACGCGATGCCAGCTGATCCCCGGCTCGCTGCCAAGGCCAAAAACAGCCTTGTGGGCCGGGGTGGCTACTTGGATCCATCCACAGATTCCCATGCCAGTAGCTCCAGCAAACTGGGGGATCCTCGCTTGCAAAAGAACGTTGATCCCAGACTCCACAGACTGTCGAGTGCAGACACTCACCACGGAGTCGGGAAGGATTCCCACCCTCCCAAGTTTGACCCCCGGcttgccagagctgctgccagctcatcccagccctcAGAAGCCACGACTCCAAAATCCGACCCCGATGCTCTGCCTCCCTATGCACCCAAATTATCATCCAGTGGTGTTAGGCTGGGAACTCCCGGCTCCATCCTGAGCGGGATCAGTTTGTACGATCCCAGGGATCACAGCTCATCCTCGGACACGGCTCCAGCCAGTTCGGGAGAGAATGGAGagaaccagaaaaaaagcattttgaaaaattccAGTAAAAATGAGCCGAGTCTTGCGGAAGATGCGTCCCAGCAGAAGGCTGCCTCCAACACGGAAAAACCCACGGAAGGATCAGTGGAAGCTGCTTCAGACAAGGCAAACAGCACCAGTAAATCTCAGGCTAAACACTCCAGCGCTGCCCCTGCCGTCCATAATCTCCCAATCCAGGCTCTGTCGGGGTTAATCCGGCCACAGTACAGCGaccccaggcaggtgaggcaGCCCGGACAGGTAACGCAGGCCCCGGAGAGCGATCCCAACGGGGAGTCGGATGATAAATCCTTAAAAGATGTTTTCAAGACTTTTGATCCAACTGCTTCCCCCTTTTGTTAG
- the LOC118684784 gene encoding vinculin-like translates to MATRRLHMAQFLRRKGPIASKEQFVACARQMVSDGQVVVKFGNILAKHCLDQRCSMELLRATEHTQSISSQLGIVARVKAVTGESRASSELLLSNVQNLIQAVQHILRAAEAACVKGLGQPPADPEEEEVAAFCQQWRKTLTQHRAKEALNSARDELGLRKTRGAKAEPTLMSLVQEQPPRSRNIPKHPNPRKGHTVMDRHL, encoded by the exons ATGGCCACAAGGAGGCTCCACATGGCTCAGTTCCTGCGGAGGAAGGGCCCCATTGCG AGCAAGGAGCAGTTTGTTGCCTGTGCCAGGCAAATGGTTTCCGATGGGCAGGTGGTTGTTAAGTTTGGGAACATCCTCGCCAAGCACTGCCTGGACCAGAGGtgctccatggagctgctccgTGCCACTGAGCACACCCAATCCATCAGCAGCCAGCTCGGCATCGTGGCCAg GGTGAAAGCAGTgactggggagagcagggcctcctctgagctgctgctcagcaacGTGCAGAACCTCATTCAAGCAGTCCAGCACATCCTGAGGGCGGCCGAGGCGGCGTGTGTCAAA GGTTTGGGACAACCCCCAGCAGAccctgaagaagaagaagttgCTGCTTTCTGCCAGCAGTGGAGGAAAACcctgacacagcacagagccaaggagGCTTTAAATTCCGCCCGGGATGAACTGGGGCTCCGGAAAACTCGAGGGGCAAAGGCTGAGCCCACCCTGATGTCTCTGGTGCAAGAGCAACCCCCTCGGAGCAGGAATATCCCAAAGCATCCCAATCCTAGGAAAGGACACACAGTTATGGACAGACATCTGTAA